A segment of the Pseudobacteriovorax antillogorgiicola genome:
TCAATACCTTAGAAATAGGGCTCCTCGGGACCTAAAGTGGGCCATCGCGGGACGTAATCAAGACAAGCTCAAGGCATTGGCGAAGGAGCTTGGTCTGCCGGAGTCTTCGATTATTGTTGCTGATAGTCAAGATCGGACTGCCATCGAAGCTATGGTAGGGCAGGGGCGTGTGATTGCCAGCACGGTGGGACCATTCGCAAAATATGGAGCCATTCTAATTGAAGCATGCTGTCGCAGCGGAACGCACTACCTTGATATCACAGGTGAGACCCCCTTCATTAAAGATATGATCAAGCAGTGGGAGCCCGAGGCGCAGCGTACTGGTGCCAAGCTCATTCCTTTTAGTGGCTTTGACTCGGTTCCTTCTGATATCGGTGTCTACTACGCTGTTTTAGAGATGAAAGCGCTAGGGGTTGGTGTAAAAAGAATCGATTCCTACTATAAAATGAAGGGCGGCTTTAATGGGGGAACGATCGCGTCAGCGCTTCATATGGCTGAAACAGGGCAAAACCGAAAGCTCCTTGATCCTCTATTGTTGACCCCTCAGAAACTAAAAAGCGATGAAGAGAAACGAGAAAGCTACCAAACTACTAAGCCAGTTTATGTTGAAGCTTTGGGGGGATGGTCGCCTCCATTTTTTATGGCTCCAATCAATACCGCAGTCGTAAGGCGCAGCTACGCTCTCTTTCGCCAGGCTGGGTTCGTCTATGGCAAGCAGTTCCGTTATGCTGAGCGCCTTGCACCCATGGGATCGAAGTGGAAGGCCCAACTGGTGACCGGGGGCTCAGTGGCGTTTGCGGTGACTATTAGTTCTGGACTGGGCCGCAAACTAGTTGAGAAAGTCGCCCCTGATCCAGGTGAGGGGCCATCGCAAAATGCCATAGAATCGGGCTTTTTCTCAAACACAATGATCTGCACTGGCGACAACGGTAAGCAGTACAAGGCAATGCTAA
Coding sequences within it:
- a CDS encoding saccharopine dehydrogenase family protein, translating into MKTFDLVLYGATGFTGKQAAQYLRNRAPRDLKWAIAGRNQDKLKALAKELGLPESSIIVADSQDRTAIEAMVGQGRVIASTVGPFAKYGAILIEACCRSGTHYLDITGETPFIKDMIKQWEPEAQRTGAKLIPFSGFDSVPSDIGVYYAVLEMKALGVGVKRIDSYYKMKGGFNGGTIASALHMAETGQNRKLLDPLLLTPQKLKSDEEKRESYQTTKPVYVEALGGWSPPFFMAPINTAVVRRSYALFRQAGFVYGKQFRYAERLAPMGSKWKAQLVTGGSVAFAVTISSGLGRKLVEKVAPDPGEGPSQNAIESGFFSNTMICTGDNGKQYKAMLSAQGDPGNRVTITILCESAITLATQEAKLEQKKAAGFLTPAFALGKHLMNRLEESGFVFSFKQV